Genomic segment of Ktedonobacteraceae bacterium:
TTCCCCGGAAGAGAATCGCAGCCTGCGCCTCGCCCTGCTGGACGCCAGAGCTGGCCAGGACACGATCCATACCTGAACGAGCAAGCCAGTTCGCCTTGAGGAAGACAAACCATTTGCCTACCAGTGCGGCATCTCCAAGTCTTTCAACCAGCGCATAATCGGTAATATGTACAGAGGAATCATGGTCTACCTGTGGTGTTTGTGGTATCATCTCAATCCCTTTCGTCTTCGCGAATGTCGTGCGTTTTGTCAAAAATCCATGACCGGTCCGTATGTTATTATGTACGTCACCTGCTGGGAGCAGTTGTACTGTTCCAGAAAAATGATGAAAGCATGTCCATTATGTTGTCGGATTTACCTTACACTATGTTTGCCAAAAGCACAAGGGAGAATAGCAGGGATGAGGTGCCTTACAGCGTATAGTATAATAGACGAAATGCCAACACATTTCCATTTTTACGATTGAAGCGCCCGCAGGATAGCGGCAGCTACTAATCCTGCTATGCGATGGCTTGATATGCCCGCGTATCCTGTACAGAAGGAAAGATAACGAATGGTTCTGCATAAAGTGAAGCTAACATTTGTGTGTATCATTGCGCTGCTTCTCTTGCTGACTGCTTGCGCTCCGCCGGGCGGCAGTAGCGATGCGGGAACAACGCCTACACCGCGTGTTGTAAAGACGCCGACAGCTGCTGCCTCGCCCACCAGCACAACCGCCGATATCTGCCCGGGCCAGTTGCGTTCTATCCCCAATTGCTTTACCCCTCATGCTCTACGCGTAGCCTATGGCATGGAGACCCTCACGGAGCAGGGATTTACCGGTAAGGGACAGACGGTCGTTGACATTGTCTCGTTTGGCAGCCCGACCTTGCAGCAAGACATGAATGTATTTGATCAGCAGTTTGGCCTGCCCTCGATCAACGTTCAGGTGCTATCCCCAATCGGCACCAAACCGTTTGATCCCAACAATCAAGATATGGTGGGCTGGGCGGTTGAGACGGAACTGGATGTGCAGATCATTCACGCTATGGCCCCGGATGCGGGTATTGTTGTGCTGACCAGCCCGGTTGACGAAACGGAGGGCACTATTGGCCTGCCTCAATTCCTCCAGTTGGAGCAATACGCCGTCTCGCATCACCTGGGCCAGATTTTTTCGCAGAGCTTTGTAGCGACGGAGGTCACGCTTACCGATAGCGCCGGGCAAAAGCTGGTCAAGCAATTTGCCGACTTTTATCAGCAGGCTACGACACAGCAGGGATGGACAATCGTCTCGGGTTCGGGCGATCATGGCGCCACCGATTACTCGAATATTGCCGCCACGCAATTTTCGCCCACTCCCACCGTCGATTTCCCGGCGGATGTCCCCTGGGTAACTGCCGTGGGAGGCACAAGGCTTCAGCGGAACGGCAATGGTTTTACTGAAACGGCCTGGCCCGATAGTGGTG
This window contains:
- a CDS encoding S53 family peptidase → MVLHKVKLTFVCIIALLLLLTACAPPGGSSDAGTTPTPRVVKTPTAAASPTSTTADICPGQLRSIPNCFTPHALRVAYGMETLTEQGFTGKGQTVVDIVSFGSPTLQQDMNVFDQQFGLPSINVQVLSPIGTKPFDPNNQDMVGWAVETELDVQIIHAMAPDAGIVVLTSPVDETEGTIGLPQFLQLEQYAVSHHLGQIFSQSFVATEVTLTDSAGQKLVKQFADFYQQATTQQGWTIVSGSGDHGATDYSNIAATQFSPTPTVDFPADVPWVTAVGGTRLQRNGNGFTETAWPDSGGGISKFFGEPDYQKSLPAAVQGQLNGHRGLPDVAADADPATGMAFYIGGQWQQVGGTSASTPLWAGIIAVADQMAGHPLGFINPGIYKVATSPSVQQDFRDITIGNNSFSQGQARVTGFDAVPGWDPVTGWGAPNAQKLLPDLIAALK